From a single Mycolicibacterium mengxianglii genomic region:
- the bla gene encoding class A beta-lactamase has protein sequence MVTLSRRELLTAGLAFTALASVGGPIAHAQPGTPVDQRLAELERQHGAVIGVFAVDLQSGRTVTHRDTERFAMCSSFKTYAAGRILQKAERGELALTDTVVVNAADLLPNSPITETRVGQTITVAELCAAALQRSDNAAANYLLRAIGGPQAVTDFARSIGDNETRLDRWETELNSAVPGDLRDTSTPAALGNGYRDVLTGAVLGDAGRTQLVDWMTANATSSLRPGLPPGWVLADKTGSGDYGSTNDVGVGFGPDGRNIVLSVMIRSAGDDPDAEGFRPIMAEIAGLVMPALSAQG, from the coding sequence ATGGTCACACTTTCCCGTCGAGAACTACTGACCGCCGGCCTTGCCTTCACCGCGCTCGCTTCAGTCGGTGGCCCCATCGCCCACGCCCAACCTGGCACCCCGGTGGACCAGCGCCTGGCCGAACTCGAGCGACAACACGGCGCGGTCATCGGCGTCTTCGCTGTCGACCTGCAGTCGGGCCGCACCGTCACCCACCGCGACACCGAGCGATTCGCCATGTGCTCGAGCTTCAAGACCTACGCCGCCGGGCGGATACTCCAGAAGGCTGAACGGGGTGAGCTGGCTTTGACCGACACCGTCGTCGTGAATGCCGCTGACCTGCTGCCGAATTCGCCGATTACCGAAACGCGGGTCGGGCAGACCATCACAGTGGCGGAGCTGTGCGCTGCGGCATTGCAGCGCAGCGACAATGCTGCCGCGAACTACCTGCTGCGTGCGATCGGCGGACCTCAAGCTGTCACTGATTTCGCACGCAGTATCGGCGACAACGAGACTCGGCTCGACCGGTGGGAGACCGAACTGAATTCGGCAGTGCCTGGGGACCTTCGGGACACCAGCACACCGGCGGCGCTCGGCAACGGCTACCGTGACGTGCTGACCGGGGCGGTGTTGGGTGACGCCGGCCGCACGCAGCTCGTCGACTGGATGACTGCCAACGCCACGTCGAGCTTGCGGCCCGGGCTGCCCCCCGGCTGGGTTCTGGCCGACAAGACCGGCAGTGGCGACTACGGCAGCACCAATGACGTCGGCGTGGGCTTTGGTCCTGACGGCCGGAACATCGTGCTGTCGGTGATGATCCGGTCGGCAGGCGACGACCCAGACGCCGAAGGATTCCGTCCGATCATGGCCGAGATCGCCGGCCTGGTGATGCCGGCCCTGTCGGCCCAGGGGTAG